A genome region from Streptomyces xanthophaeus includes the following:
- a CDS encoding hemolysin family protein — MNALQLLFALLLVLANGFFVGAEFALVSVRRSQIEPLAADSKRARQVLHGLENLPRMMAAAQFGITICSLTLGAVAEPTVARLLEPVFHAVHVPQGLIHPLGYAFALTAVVFLHLVIGEMVPKNLAMAAPEKTALWFSPGLVAFARLCGPVTTALGACAKLVLRLFKVEPKDEVEAVYTSAQLGRLLKDSRQAGLLEPVEQERLEDALELGSRPVTDVLLGPDRLVTVGPAVTPRQIEQLTVRTGYSRFPVRADSGAFMGYLHVKDVLDLEDRERAVPQRVWRRMTTLCATVPLDDALSVMRRDATHLAQVADPGGRVLGLVALEDVLEMLVGEVRDPAHRGAFARS, encoded by the coding sequence ATGAACGCGCTCCAGCTCCTCTTCGCCCTGCTGCTGGTCCTCGCCAACGGTTTCTTCGTCGGCGCCGAGTTCGCGCTCGTCTCCGTACGGCGCAGCCAGATCGAGCCCCTCGCGGCCGACTCCAAGCGGGCCCGCCAGGTGCTCCACGGCCTGGAGAACCTGCCCCGCATGATGGCCGCGGCGCAGTTCGGCATCACGATCTGCTCGCTCACCCTCGGTGCGGTCGCCGAGCCCACCGTGGCCCGGCTGCTGGAGCCCGTCTTCCATGCCGTCCACGTACCGCAGGGCCTGATCCACCCCCTCGGTTACGCGTTCGCGCTCACTGCCGTGGTCTTCCTGCACCTGGTGATCGGCGAGATGGTGCCGAAGAACCTGGCCATGGCCGCCCCGGAGAAGACCGCCCTGTGGTTCAGTCCCGGCCTGGTCGCCTTCGCCCGCCTGTGCGGGCCGGTCACGACCGCGCTCGGCGCCTGCGCCAAGCTCGTCCTGCGGCTCTTCAAGGTGGAGCCCAAGGACGAGGTCGAGGCCGTCTACACCTCCGCCCAGCTGGGCCGGCTCCTCAAGGACTCCCGGCAGGCCGGGCTCCTGGAGCCGGTCGAGCAGGAGCGGCTCGAGGACGCGCTGGAACTGGGCAGCCGCCCCGTCACCGACGTCCTCCTCGGTCCGGACCGGCTGGTCACGGTCGGCCCGGCGGTGACCCCGCGGCAGATCGAGCAGCTGACCGTGCGCACCGGTTACTCCCGTTTCCCCGTCCGTGCCGACAGCGGCGCCTTCATGGGCTACCTGCACGTCAAGGACGTACTGGACCTGGAGGACCGGGAGCGGGCCGTCCCGCAGCGGGTCTGGCGCCGGATGACCACGCTGTGCGCCACCGTCCCGCTGGACGACGCCCTCAGCGTCATGCGCCGGGACGCCACGCACCTCGCGCAGGTCGCGGACCCGGGGGGCCGGGTCCTCGGCCTGGTCGCCCTGGAGGACGTCCTCGAAATGCTCGTC